The Balaenoptera acutorostrata chromosome 13, mBalAcu1.1, whole genome shotgun sequence region AAAACCGTACTCATATTATAATGATACTTACATTGCAGTGTGTGATTCACAAACCATTTTCATAAGTTATCAATAAATGAAAGAGCTGGGAACTGTGGTACCAAATCCCATAttctaatataataatatttaggGCCCACCTCACTTAcgtaatttatataaatttatacatcagtaaaaaaataacacacaaaaatatatgggACCATTCTTctaaaaatctgcatttttagggaattccctggcagttcagtggttaggactccatgcttccactgcctagggtacgggttcaattcctggtcgcgGAACTGAGATCCCCACAAGCCACAGCCAAAGAAAACGAAAACTGAGTGTCAAAGGACCCAAAGAACCAGCCTTAATAGATTTTACCTCTAATGCCAGGGCGGTCTTGTCATAAGCACAGGGCACTCTTTTCTGAATTGCTTTTGCAAAGACAGGTCCATTCTGTGTGGATGGCAAAGGGCTGACCGCTGCCCCAGGAGTGCTGGAAACTGCAGGCAGAGGAGCCGTGGTCTGAGGCTGAGCATACGCGTGAGCAGGTTCCGGGATCCCGTAACTGTTGGAATTCCTATTCCCATGCTTTCCATGTGGCGAGGACCTCACAAGCTTTTCCACATAAGGGACGGGAATCATCCCCACCCGGCCATCCTTGTTCCGGGCACTCCACCACTGTTCTTCTGGCTTCTCTATTATCACCAGGATCTCACCCTTTTTAAAGGGCAGGTCTTCGGCATCATTTCCAGGAAAATCATAGAGAGTTCGTACATATTCCAGATTTTCTTCTGCTGTAGGCAGGCTGGGTGCTGATACAGATCCCATTGGTGGGCTCGGATaccttcagagagagagaaaattaagagaaaaatcttacTCTATACCAGTGTTtgtcaaacttttaaaataaaccaatTAACTCTATAACATTATTTCCCTCTCCATAGTCTCAGACATTAAGAACGTCCTGTCACACTGTTTTATCCTCTGTAGTTTGTAATGCAATCGAAGTTAATATCCTGAATATTAACGTTAGGTGCATAGCACCCCTCCCACATATCTCTGTTTCACAGAAAGCTTTTGTTTACACATACAGATACCtggtctgaatttttttttttttttttttttaatttttttttatatgaatttttaaaattatttttaaatccccTGTGAGTTCAGCTGCTTCCTTCCTTAGGCCCATCACAACCACCACACACTCTTCCTTCTGGTCCTAATCTAGGGCGTGCACCCTGCACACTTCCCCGGGCACCCAGAGAGATGACAAAGGCCTCTGTGCCcctcaaaatataaaaaccagGAAAGGGAGTATATACTtgcattataattaaaaaaaaaaaaacccatactgCATCTTGTACAGGAATCATCATCTGAGcctcaaaatgaaaatgtgaaaattttcACGGAAAAGCTCAGATGCAAGAGCTCTCACCTAAGCATCACAACCCCCGGCCACCCGCTCTTGGAGCTCCCCTGTGAGTCTGGCTCGCACACCCGGAACCACCTAGAGTCGGTTAGAAAAGCAccgtcccgggcttccctggtggcacagtggttaagaatccgcctgccaatgcaggagacacaggttcgagccctggtccaggaagatcccacgtgctgtggagcaactaagtccatgcgccacaactactgagcctgcgcgcctagagcccgtgctccgcgaagccaccacaatgagaagcctgtgcaccgcaacgaagagtagcccccgctcgctgcaactagagaaagcccatgtgcacagcaacaaagacccaacacagccaaaaataaataaataaataaataaattaaaaaaaaaaaaaaaaaagaaggaaaaagaaaagcactgtCCCTTCTCTTCAGCAACACCCCACCTGGAATGCCCCTTCTGCAAGAGAAGTATAGAGGTCTCTCTTCACCCAAGTGTTCTGGAAAGTTGCGAATACATGAAGTTTTGGGAAAACCTATTTTGCTGTTAGCATTTCCTCCCCTTAACTTTTTTGAAGCACAGAATCTACACCAGAGTAACTTCACCCAGAGTCTCCACCTCTTTAGAGGGTGACGCCTGCAGAGTCATCACCAAGGCTGGTTCTGGAGCAGCCCGAGGGAGAACGCTGGGATAGGGCCTATGCCTGCCTAACCACGGactacaattgttttatcttccagtAGATCATGGCCATTCCCTCTTCTTCCCCCAATTAATGACCTAAAAAGTTGTTTCACATAACAACATGATCTCCTAAGTTGAagcactttaattaaaaaaaaaagtttctttttaaaaaagtgttaccATGTTACAACATTcagcaaaaaaaaggaaaacaaaagagaaaaaaatcccacagtTCCTGCCCCAAGGTAGCTAcagttctccttccctcctccctccctcccatctgcCCGCCCACTTTATGGCTTTCTTTCTTAAGAGTCCCacctacaggacttccctggtggcgcagtggttaagaatctgcctgccaatgcaggggaaaagagttcgagccctggtccaggaagatcccacatgtcacgaagcaactaagcccatgagccacaactactgagcccgtgtgccacaactactgaagtctgcgcctagagcctgtgctccgcaacaagagaagccaccgcaatgagaatctcgcttgccgcaactagagaaagcctgcgcgcagcaacgaagacccaatgcagccaaaaataaataaataaataaatttatttattaaaaaaaaaaaaaaaaaagagtcccatGTACACATGCCAGGGGCAGTTTTTCTGCATTTCCCCACTATACTGCTCTTGCTTCATTCTGTGAGCCTGCTGCAAAGAAGCATCCCTGTGTTTCTGAATGGTTCTTCTCTCTATTACCATCTTCACACActcttttgaatttaatttccCTGCACTGTATTTCTTGTAAAGCCTAGATTCCTGGATTAAAGAATAGGAATGTTTTCACGGCCCTCGGTACATTTTGCCACACTACTCTCCAAAAGTCTTTGTAATTTGTCAAAACTTACATCTTTTTAATGTAAATGACTAGCTTCACAGTAGTCAGGATACCTTGGTGGTTAGAAGAGTGATTTAAAACCTCAAAGGCCTTGTTACTTATTAGCAACCCGACAACAAAGGGGCAAACTGCTTACTGTCAGtatatctaaaaaagagtgagcaggaacagcaaaacaaagaaaaggctGACACTTATACCTCCATCAGGGACTACCTGCAGTCTTGGCAGACAGTAAATCTGACACAGCAATCCTGGGAGGTACAATGCTTTCCACTTGGATTTGCACAAGGCAGTGTCCTCACTCACAGCCTCTCAGCTCGTCAGCCGCAGGGACAACCCGTGGGTCTCTCAGGTGTCTGAGAATTAACGCTGTGTGTGAAACACCCACAACAGTTCCTGACCGGCACTAAGCACCCCATCTGCTCC contains the following coding sequences:
- the CRKL gene encoding crk-like protein, whose protein sequence is MSSARFDSSDRSAWYMGPVSRQEAQTRLQGQRHGVFLVRDSSTCPGDYVLSVSENSRVSHYIINSLPNRRFKIGDQEFDHLPALLEFYKIHYLDTTTLIEPAPRYPSPPMGSVSAPSLPTAEENLEYVRTLYDFPGNDAEDLPFKKGEILVIIEKPEEQWWSARNKDGRVGMIPVPYVEKLVRSSPHGKHGNRNSNSYGIPEPAHAYAQPQTTAPLPAVSSTPGAAVSPLPSTQNGPVFAKAIQKRVPCAYDKTALALEVGDIVKVTRMNINGQWEGEVNGRKGLFPFTHVKIIDPQNPDENE